One genomic window of Solanum dulcamara chromosome 12, daSolDulc1.2, whole genome shotgun sequence includes the following:
- the LOC129876605 gene encoding probable F-box protein At2g36090 produces MQHNFKVQPPNKPKFHTSQMTSSLHSPPITIIAASVTAENAGFSDLHLDIIEAHILTRLDGPTLASTSCSSTTLHHLSSENHLWSRVCHSTWPSTATPRVRQVISTFPDGGHRTFFSQSFSLLLPENKQIHDLEPVNLRSIIYIILLNFFSVRIFDRNQKQWIQHTNSIANRSSSPPELISAVDIHYTNKVIFSSVQETETTSNWFQCSPFRIDMIDPKEVISTPIKHPNDDDTCTNLIKHMTLSWILIDPTGRRSINLSSFKSVSVQRHWLTGEVQVRFTSILTADEKRGHVQCEIVVTCSGSEAGEMQVREVSLEVEDMDGAHLNGRESLVIIQNALEGKRGNGANRGEIGRKRYKDFLELRRERREKKLRREGALDSFCVAFGISIFVAFWCFLFCLRR; encoded by the coding sequence ATGCAAcacaacttcaaagttcaaccTCCCAACAAACCAAAATTTCACACTTCTCAAATGACTTCCTCCCTCCATAGTCCACCAATCACCATCATCGCCGCCTCCGTCACGGCGGAGAACGCCGGTTTTTCCGATTTGCACCTAGATATCATAGAAGCTCATATCCTTACTCGCCTCGATGGACCAACTCTAGCCTCCACCAGCTGTTCCTCCACCACGCTACACCACCTTTCCTCCGAAAACCACTTATGGTCACGTGTATGCCACTCCACTTGGCCGTCCACCGCCACTCCTCGTGTCCGCCAAGTCATCTCCACCTTCCCCGACGGCGGTCACCGTACTTTCTTCTCTCAGTCCTTCTCTCTCCTACTTCCCGAAAATAAGCAAATTCACGATTTAGAGCCAGTGAATTTGAGatctataatatatataatcctTTTGAACTTTTTCTCAGTACGTATTTTTGATCGGAATCAAAAACAGTGGATTCAACACACAAATTCAATTGCAAACCGTTCATCTTCACCGCCGGAATTAATATCGGCCGTCGATATACACTACACCAACAAGGTGATCTTCAGTAGTGTTCAAGAGACTGAAACGACGTCGAATTGGTTTCAATGCTCGCCGTTCAGAATCGACATGATAGATCCAAAGGAGGTGATTTCAACGCCGATCAAACACCCGAACGACGACGACACGTGTACGAATCTGATTAAACACATGACGTTGAGTTGGATTTTGATTGATCCGACCGGACGGCGATCGATAAACCTCTCTTCTTTCAAGTCTGTTTCCGTACAACGGCACTGGTTAACCGGTGAAGTGCAGGTGCGTTTTACTTCAATCCTGACCGCTGATGAAAAGAGAGGTCACGTGCAGTGCGAGATAGTGGTCACGTGCAGTGGATCTGAGGCTGGAGAAATGCAGGTAAGGGAAGTGAGTTTGGAAGTGGAGGATATGGATGGAGCCCATTTGAATGGGAGGGAGAGTTTGGTAATTATACAAAACGCGTTGGAGGGTAAAAGGGGAAATGGAGCTAACAGAGGTGAAATAGGGAGGAAGAGGTATAAAGATTTTTTGGAATTGAGAAGggaaagaagagagaagaagttGAGGAGAGAAGGCGCATTAGATAGTTTTTGTGTTGCATTTGGGATATCAATTTTTGTGGCTTTTTGGTGTTTTCTATTTTGTTTGCGTAGATAA